The following coding sequences lie in one Rutidosis leptorrhynchoides isolate AG116_Rl617_1_P2 chromosome 4, CSIRO_AGI_Rlap_v1, whole genome shotgun sequence genomic window:
- the LOC139841784 gene encoding uncharacterized protein, translated as MPIYFVIKGQILADFLLETTEKVDHLPNITASNHVWELHTDGASSEEGVGAGLVLTSPEGEEHTYALRFSFYASNNEAEYEALLSGLRIASEMGIKHLRAYVDSQIVAQQVNGGFEAKDVSMKQYLQLVDKISKYFETLEVVQIPRNKNKKADVLSKLATLTFDHLHKKVLVEVLKDKSVDEKVVVAIVEERESCWITPYVKYLQDGILPTDTMEARRIRVSAPLYLLENGILYRKSFNGPNLRCLTPQ; from the exons ATGCCTATATACTTTGTCA tcaaaggtcaaattttggcagattttttATTAGAAACAACAGAAAAGGTCGATCATTTGCCAAACATTACAGCTAGTAATCATGTTTGGGAGTTGCACACTGATGGTGCATCAAGTGAGGAAGGTGTTGGTGCAGGGTTAGTACTTACTAGTCCAGAAGGTGAGGAGCATACGTATGCATTGAGGTTTAGTTTCTATGCATCTAATAATGAagcagaatatgaagcattgctttcCGGCCTCCGCATAGCATCGGAAATGGGGATAAAACATTTGCgtgcatatgttgattctcaaattgtggCACAACAGGTTAATGGAGGGTTTGAAGCTAAAGATGTCTCTATGAAACAGTATTTGCAATTAGTtgataaaatatcaaaatatttcgAGACCTTAGAGGTCGTGCAGATACCAAGAAATAAAAACAAGAAGGCAGATGTTTTGAGCAAATTAGCAAcattaacatttgatcatttgcacaagaaAGTTTTGGTGGAGGTCTTAAAAGATAAATCGGTTGATGAAAAGGTAGTGGTTGCAATAGTTGAAGAAAGGGAATCATGTTGGATAACCCCCTATGTGAAATATTTGCAGGATGGAATACTGCCAACAGATACCATGGAAGCAAGACGGATAAGAGTTAGTGCTCCACTTTACCTCCTGGAAAACGGAATACTTTATAGAAAATCCTTCAATGGACCAAATTTAAGGTGTTTAACACCACAGTAA